Proteins co-encoded in one Sulfurimonas sp. HSL1-2 genomic window:
- a CDS encoding pyridoxamine 5'-phosphate oxidase family protein has product MLDFLSAFRSTVIGTTDADGFPFASYAPFVRDDHRYYVFISDIARHAANLRREGRASLFFIEDECNAENLFARKRVSLQCETRIVPREDERFDAVMSRFMKTFSPGMISGLMQMQDFHLHEFTPVGGEAVFGFGEAYTLGGEHMETLLPRRGGGHKKG; this is encoded by the coding sequence ATGCTCGATTTTCTCTCCGCGTTCCGCAGCACCGTTATAGGTACGACAGACGCCGACGGTTTCCCCTTCGCCTCCTACGCCCCCTTCGTCCGCGACGATCACCGCTACTACGTCTTTATCAGCGACATCGCACGCCATGCGGCCAACCTCCGCCGGGAGGGGCGCGCTTCGCTCTTCTTTATAGAGGATGAGTGCAACGCCGAAAACCTCTTTGCACGCAAACGGGTTTCGCTGCAGTGCGAAACGCGCATCGTCCCCCGCGAAGACGAGCGTTTCGATGCCGTCATGTCCCGTTTCATGAAGACCTTCAGCCCCGGGATGATCTCAGGCCTGATGCAGATGCAGGACTTCCACCTCCACGAGTTCACCCCCGTCGGCGGGGAGGCGGTCTTCGGTTTCGGCGAAGCCTACACCCTCGGCGGGGAGCACATGGAGACCCTGCTTCCGCGCCGCGGCGGCGGGCATAAAAAGGGGTGA
- a CDS encoding phospholipase D-like domain-containing protein has translation MNFDWLQLLFFHTFVILGELMVIASLLHMIYQRRTPSSMMAWMLAIVLLPYLAVPLYFVLGSRKRRSRYLKTAFDMRETEAAVTQANPIDGILRNNGIPGATSGNRFTMLFEGTEAYSALLEQIRTARESIWLSTYVFKHDAVTAALAEALIAKRREGVEVKLLIDALGSWPLYFWQFPLGALRKAGVEVCFFMPILRMPFRNYINLRNHRKIYLFDRTTVLTGGMNLSGEYMGPLPDAKRWEDLLFRIEGPAAYHYAEIFAADWAYAAEAPPPVPGTPVHTDGDAYVQVVPSGPDVPGDALFEALLSAVYAARERIWIVTPYFVPDASLMQALTIANTKGVDVKLITPRESNHLLADLARSSYMRELEEAGIHVALYEGTMLHAKAILFDDLGAMLGSVNIDNRSLLLNYEVVSFAYSERIISETESWMEKLMKRSTVSIRPAGRFRRLGENLMRLIAPQL, from the coding sequence ATGAATTTCGACTGGCTGCAGCTGCTCTTCTTTCACACCTTCGTCATCCTCGGCGAACTGATGGTCATCGCCTCACTGCTGCACATGATCTACCAGCGGCGTACCCCGTCGAGCATGATGGCATGGATGCTCGCCATCGTGCTGCTGCCCTACCTTGCCGTCCCCCTCTACTTCGTCCTGGGATCGCGCAAGCGCCGCTCGCGCTACCTCAAGACGGCCTTCGACATGCGCGAGACCGAAGCCGCCGTCACCCAGGCCAACCCCATCGACGGCATCCTGCGCAACAACGGCATCCCCGGGGCGACCTCCGGCAACCGTTTCACCATGCTCTTCGAGGGGACCGAGGCTTACAGTGCCCTCCTGGAGCAGATCCGCACGGCCCGGGAGAGCATCTGGCTGAGCACCTACGTCTTCAAGCATGACGCCGTGACCGCTGCACTGGCCGAAGCGCTCATCGCCAAACGGCGCGAAGGGGTCGAGGTGAAGCTCCTCATCGACGCCCTGGGGTCATGGCCGCTCTATTTCTGGCAGTTTCCCCTCGGCGCCCTGCGCAAAGCGGGGGTCGAGGTCTGCTTTTTCATGCCGATCCTGCGGATGCCCTTTCGCAACTACATCAACCTCCGCAACCACCGCAAGATCTACCTGTTCGACCGCACGACGGTACTGACCGGCGGGATGAACCTCTCCGGCGAATACATGGGGCCGCTGCCTGACGCCAAACGGTGGGAGGACCTGCTCTTTCGTATCGAGGGGCCGGCGGCCTACCACTACGCGGAGATCTTCGCCGCCGACTGGGCCTACGCCGCCGAAGCGCCGCCCCCAGTACCGGGAACCCCCGTCCATACCGACGGCGACGCCTACGTGCAGGTCGTCCCCTCCGGTCCCGACGTGCCGGGCGACGCCCTCTTCGAGGCACTCCTCAGCGCCGTCTACGCCGCCCGCGAACGGATCTGGATCGTCACGCCCTATTTCGTCCCAGACGCTTCGCTGATGCAGGCGCTGACCATTGCCAACACCAAGGGGGTCGACGTCAAGCTCATCACTCCGCGCGAATCCAACCACCTCCTCGCCGATCTCGCCCGCAGCAGCTACATGCGCGAACTCGAAGAGGCCGGTATCCATGTCGCCCTCTACGAAGGCACGATGCTCCACGCAAAAGCGATCCTTTTCGACGATCTCGGCGCCATGCTGGGATCGGTCAATATCGACAACCGCAGCCTGCTGCTCAACTACGAAGTCGTCAGTTTCGCCTACTCCGAACGCATCATCAGCGAGACGGAATCGTGGATGGAAAAGCTGATGAAACGTTCGACCGTCAGCATCCGTCCCGCCGGGCGTTTTCGGCGGCTCGGCGAGAACCTGATGCGCCTCATCGCACCGCAACTGTAG
- a CDS encoding class II SORL domain-containing protein produces MPTINRYVDIDTVEREAKKDYIDRHSPFIHCAATAKKGEKFPVTVKMGNEYTHPDDPDHFIESIRLFNGETLLGEASFTSGMLGGQDMKGHAEVTFNIIPSKKMKLVAQAYCTKHGLWENEPVEVTVED; encoded by the coding sequence ATGCCAACTATCAACCGCTATGTCGACATCGACACTGTCGAGCGCGAAGCAAAAAAAGACTACATCGACCGCCACTCTCCGTTCATCCACTGTGCTGCAACGGCGAAAAAAGGTGAAAAGTTCCCGGTCACGGTCAAAATGGGTAACGAGTATACGCACCCGGACGATCCGGACCACTTCATCGAAAGCATCCGCCTCTTCAACGGCGAAACGCTCCTCGGTGAAGCGTCTTTCACTTCCGGTATGCTCGGCGGCCAGGATATGAAAGGTCACGCAGAAGTGACTTTCAACATTATCCCGAGCAAAAAGATGAAGCTGGTTGCGCAGGCTTACTGTACAAAACACGGCCTCTGGGAAAACGAGCCGGTCGAAGTCACAGTCGAAGACTGA
- a CDS encoding uracil-DNA glycosylase: MKSYQNAALLQNLYRLKALGFDYCDPVIVNPRGAPGELPNDLAALQRIASSCHLCDLAKIRRQSMAGTGSGSAELMIIDAYVSMAQDESGDYFAGRSGASLESMITNVLGLDPAAVYLTHAVKCKGAGTQKPTASECSSCKPYWRKEIELVRPKVIVTLGPDAYSIVTDDSTPFEQVRGHKIDYDKGTLLVPLYHPQYLLRNPSLKKVTFFDLQNIKAAL; encoded by the coding sequence ATGAAATCGTACCAGAACGCTGCACTTCTGCAGAACCTTTACCGGCTCAAAGCCCTGGGATTCGACTACTGCGACCCGGTCATCGTCAACCCGCGCGGCGCCCCAGGAGAGCTTCCCAACGACCTCGCTGCCCTGCAACGCATCGCCAGCAGCTGCCACCTCTGCGACCTGGCCAAGATCCGTCGCCAGAGTATGGCCGGTACGGGCAGCGGCAGTGCGGAGCTGATGATCATCGACGCCTACGTCTCCATGGCGCAGGACGAGAGCGGGGACTACTTCGCCGGCCGTTCCGGCGCGTCGCTGGAGAGCATGATCACCAACGTCCTGGGACTCGACCCCGCCGCGGTCTACCTGACCCATGCCGTCAAGTGCAAGGGGGCCGGAACCCAGAAACCGACGGCGTCGGAGTGCAGCAGCTGCAAGCCCTACTGGCGCAAAGAGATCGAACTCGTCCGCCCGAAGGTCATCGTCACCCTCGGCCCCGACGCCTACAGCATCGTCACCGACGACAGCACCCCTTTCGAGCAGGTGCGCGGGCACAAGATCGACTATGACAAAGGCACCCTGCTCGTGCCGCTGTACCACCCGCAGTACCTGCTGCGCAACCCGTCGCTCAAGAAAGTGACGTTTTTTGACCTCCAAAACATCAAGGCCGCCCTGTGA
- a CDS encoding YbgC/FadM family acyl-CoA thioesterase, whose amino-acid sequence MTIRVYYEDTDTGGVVYYANYLKFCERARSELFFSKGESPLFEGGHFVVRHIEADYLGSAVLGDLLEVSVEVVSVRGTGLQMHQKVRRGDELLFTLDVQLVYLMTDGRIGRLDAARKEKLKALLEE is encoded by the coding sequence ATGACGATTCGCGTCTATTACGAAGACACGGACACGGGCGGCGTCGTCTACTACGCCAACTACCTGAAATTCTGCGAACGCGCCCGCAGCGAGCTCTTCTTCAGTAAGGGGGAATCACCGCTGTTTGAAGGGGGGCACTTTGTCGTGCGCCATATCGAAGCGGACTATCTCGGTTCGGCGGTGCTGGGCGATCTGCTGGAGGTCTCTGTGGAAGTGGTGTCTGTAAGGGGCACGGGGCTGCAGATGCATCAGAAGGTGCGGCGCGGTGACGAACTGCTCTTTACCCTCGACGTGCAGCTTGTCTACCTCATGACCGACGGGCGTATCGGGCGGCTCGATGCCGCCAGGAAGGAAAAACTGAAGGCGCTGCTAGAAGAGTGA
- the glgP gene encoding alpha-glucan family phosphorylase → MILHDYDFDPKYAKPVAYFSMEFAIHQALKIYSGGLGFLAGSHMRSAYDLRQNMVGVGILWSYGYYDQGRHEDRSLKINFIRKHYYFLKDLGIRATVKIHGQEVHIKAYYLPPDIFSSAPVVLLSTDIPENDFLARTITHKLYDANEETRISQEIVLGIGGVKVLESLKHSVDIYHLNEGHALPLAYELYKRYGTLEELKQHVAFTTHTPEAAGNEEHNLHLLHRFGFFNGLSLEEVRQVTGEQGENFNLTVGALRASKITNAVSKFHGEVANRMWADCEGRSEIISITNAQNRRYWTDKGMQAALDSHEDYELLARKKHLKRQLFNIVADQTGKMFDPDVLTIVWARRFAEYKRPGLLKLDFERFKALIERTEHPIQVIWAGKPYPFDTSAVNLFNELIHISHQFKRMAVLAGYELELSAILKKGSDIWLNTPRVSREASGTSGMSASMNGTLHLSTDDGWHPEFAINGMNAFTIPPIDHSTPTEEQDREDNKNLMDMLEDQIIPLYYDHPEQWTHMMKRAMADVIPKFDSGRMAHEYYELMYK, encoded by the coding sequence ATGATCCTGCATGATTACGACTTCGACCCAAAGTACGCCAAACCCGTTGCCTACTTCTCCATGGAGTTCGCCATCCACCAGGCCCTGAAAATCTATTCGGGCGGCCTGGGGTTCCTGGCGGGTTCACACATGCGCAGCGCCTACGACCTGCGCCAGAACATGGTCGGTGTGGGTATTTTGTGGAGCTACGGCTACTATGACCAGGGGCGGCACGAGGACCGCAGCCTCAAGATCAACTTTATCCGCAAGCACTACTACTTCCTCAAAGACCTCGGTATCCGTGCCACGGTGAAGATCCACGGGCAGGAAGTCCATATCAAGGCGTACTACCTCCCGCCGGATATCTTCTCGTCGGCCCCGGTGGTCCTGCTTTCGACGGACATTCCGGAGAACGACTTCCTTGCGCGTACCATCACCCATAAACTCTACGACGCCAACGAGGAGACGCGTATCTCCCAGGAGATCGTATTGGGAATCGGCGGCGTCAAAGTCCTGGAGTCCCTCAAACACAGCGTGGATATCTACCATCTCAACGAGGGGCATGCCCTCCCGCTGGCCTACGAACTCTATAAACGCTACGGTACGCTCGAAGAGCTGAAACAGCATGTCGCCTTCACGACACACACGCCCGAAGCCGCCGGCAACGAGGAGCACAATCTCCACCTGCTGCACCGCTTCGGCTTCTTTAACGGCCTCTCGCTCGAAGAGGTCCGCCAGGTCACGGGAGAGCAGGGGGAGAACTTCAACCTGACCGTGGGCGCCCTGCGCGCCTCGAAGATCACCAACGCCGTCTCCAAGTTCCACGGGGAGGTGGCGAACCGCATGTGGGCGGACTGCGAGGGGCGTTCGGAGATCATCTCCATCACCAACGCCCAGAACCGCCGCTACTGGACGGACAAGGGGATGCAGGCCGCCCTGGACAGCCACGAGGATTATGAACTGCTGGCCCGCAAAAAGCACCTCAAGCGCCAGCTCTTCAACATCGTCGCCGACCAGACCGGCAAGATGTTCGACCCGGATGTGCTCACCATCGTCTGGGCACGCCGTTTCGCCGAGTACAAGCGCCCGGGGCTCCTCAAGCTCGATTTTGAACGTTTCAAAGCGCTGATCGAACGGACGGAACACCCTATCCAGGTCATCTGGGCCGGAAAGCCGTACCCCTTCGACACCAGTGCGGTCAACCTCTTCAACGAGCTGATCCACATCAGCCACCAGTTCAAGCGCATGGCCGTCCTGGCCGGGTACGAGCTGGAACTCTCCGCGATCCTCAAAAAGGGGAGCGATATCTGGCTGAACACGCCGCGCGTTTCACGCGAAGCGAGCGGTACGAGCGGGATGAGCGCGAGCATGAACGGCACGCTGCACCTCTCCACGGACGACGGGTGGCACCCCGAGTTCGCCATCAACGGGATGAATGCCTTTACCATCCCGCCGATCGACCACAGCACCCCGACAGAGGAGCAGGACCGCGAAGACAACAAAAACCTTATGGATATGCTCGAAGACCAGATCATCCCGCTCTATTACGACCACCCCGAACAGTGGACGCACATGATGAAACGGGCGATGGCGGACGTCATCCCGAAGTTCGACTCGGGCCGGATGGCACACGAATACTACGAACTGATGTACAAGTAA
- a CDS encoding glucose-6-phosphate isomerase → MLRFDRDFTFEGSEAQHRVMEEAFAVVTEEHKGRIGYYDLPEGSQSLVEAAKALETQNSLLASGAVTDIAVIGIGGSSLGIKAVDSLLASRGTKKRALHFFENSDPIDITRTMAKLTKEKTLFIVISKSGGTIETTSIFKTLIAHFGLELEGADRERIIVITDKGSGLSQFGDAYGLGQYNIPDNVGGRFSVLSAVGIIPLTLAGYDTAALLEGAGSFLGSFFGGKEQHLLEKACFLYEHEREQSINVLFSYANDLENFTKWYVQLWGESLGKIDAMGSHVGMTPVGLIGSVDQHSFLQLLIEGPKDKTVTFISIEDFGVPLTIPEISLKHIEKTDFINGKSFNTLINAQCAATRESLVRSGVPTDGIVIETIDAPSVGAMIIYYELLTSLVGAMLLVNTYDQPGVELGKVILYETFTDKG, encoded by the coding sequence ATGTTACGTTTTGATCGCGATTTTACGTTTGAGGGTTCGGAGGCACAGCATCGTGTCATGGAGGAGGCGTTTGCCGTCGTGACCGAAGAGCATAAGGGGCGCATCGGTTATTATGACCTGCCCGAAGGTTCCCAGTCGCTGGTGGAAGCGGCCAAAGCGCTGGAGACGCAGAACAGCCTGCTGGCATCGGGAGCGGTTACGGACATCGCCGTCATCGGTATCGGCGGCTCCTCGCTGGGGATCAAGGCGGTGGATTCGCTGCTGGCGTCCCGGGGAACGAAAAAGCGCGCACTGCACTTTTTCGAGAACTCCGACCCCATCGACATCACGCGCACGATGGCGAAGCTGACGAAGGAGAAGACCCTCTTCATCGTGATCTCCAAATCCGGCGGCACGATCGAGACGACCTCCATTTTCAAAACGCTCATTGCGCATTTCGGCCTGGAGCTTGAGGGTGCGGACCGCGAGCGGATCATCGTCATTACGGACAAAGGCTCCGGCCTCTCGCAGTTCGGCGACGCCTACGGCCTGGGCCAGTACAACATTCCCGACAACGTCGGCGGCCGCTTCTCCGTGCTCAGCGCGGTGGGGATCATCCCGCTGACGCTGGCCGGCTACGACACGGCGGCGCTGCTGGAGGGGGCGGGCAGTTTCCTCGGCTCCTTCTTCGGGGGCAAAGAGCAGCACCTGCTGGAGAAGGCGTGCTTTCTCTACGAGCATGAGAGAGAACAGAGCATCAACGTCCTCTTCTCCTACGCCAACGACCTGGAGAACTTTACCAAGTGGTACGTGCAGCTCTGGGGCGAATCCCTGGGCAAGATCGACGCGATGGGATCGCACGTCGGCATGACGCCGGTGGGGCTCATCGGTTCGGTGGACCAGCACTCCTTCCTGCAGCTGCTGATCGAAGGGCCGAAGGACAAGACGGTCACCTTTATCAGCATCGAGGATTTCGGCGTACCGCTCACGATCCCCGAGATCTCGCTCAAGCATATCGAAAAGACTGACTTTATCAACGGCAAGAGCTTCAACACCCTTATCAACGCCCAGTGCGCCGCCACCCGCGAAAGCCTCGTGCGCAGCGGCGTGCCGACAGACGGGATCGTCATCGAAACCATCGATGCGCCGAGCGTCGGTGCCATGATCATCTACTATGAACTGCTGACATCCCTCGTCGGTGCAATGCTGCTGGTCAATACCTACGACCAGCCGGGCGTCGAGCTCGGCAAGGTGATCCTCTATGAAACATTTACAGACAAAGGCTGA